A genomic window from Solanum stenotomum isolate F172 chromosome 10, ASM1918654v1, whole genome shotgun sequence includes:
- the LOC125843114 gene encoding uncharacterized protein LOC125843114, producing the protein MRSRMSLYVAGLSRQSSKEGKAAMLLGDIDLGRFMIHLKQVEEDKLKDREESKDKRAMIVGEEFRKLKNDANQSSLPQKQKGPGSPSASALIPENKDGGSGELGSRAQSSSVAPPNGMVPRGAISSTGGRANRLYAIKCHQEQEDSLDVVTGGVNGCQSHLGGRSADSLSLYFGEDLAQCPFEQG; encoded by the exons atgaggagtagaatgagtttaTATGTTGCAGGGTTATCTCGTCAGTCAAGCAAGGAAGGCAAGGCAGCTATGTTGTTAGGGGATATTGACCTAGGAAGATTTATGATTCATTTaaaacaagttgaggaggataagttgaaggatagagaagagtcTAAGGATAAGAGGGCTATGATAGTAGGGGAAGAGTTCAGGAAGCTAAAGAATGATGCCAACCAGTCATCCCTTCCacagaaacagaagggacctgGTTCAccatctgctagtgcacttATACCTGAGAACAAAGATGG tggtAGTGGAGAGCTGGGCAGtagggcccaatcttcatcagttgctcccccAAACGGGATGGTACCTAGAGGAGCTATTTCTAGTACTGGCGGAAgagcaaaccgcctctatgcaatcaAGTGTCatcaagagcaagaggattcgctagatgttgtcactg GTGGTGTTAACGGGTGCCAGTCACATCTGGGG GGAAGAAGTGCAGACTCCCTATCCCTATATTTTGGTGAGGATTTAGCTCAATGCCCCTTTGAGCAAGGTTAG